In Engraulis encrasicolus isolate BLACKSEA-1 chromosome 2, IST_EnEncr_1.0, whole genome shotgun sequence, the sequence GCAGATCACTGCTTAGTGTGAGTCGGCTGTTGTCAGTTCAAACTCAAGGAAGGTTTTGCCAGCAAGGATCAGAGAACATGAACAGAAGAACTCAGATCAAGAAAGTTCTGTGCGTCGCTGAGAAGAATGATGCAGCCAAGGGGATAGCTGAAATAATGTCAAATGGGAGATCACGAAGAGTGAGCAGAATTGTATTCTCCCCCTTTTATAGACGCAAAGCTACATTGTATTGCATTTCGCAGACGTTGACGCTTACCTATTTGTGATTCAATTTCAGAAGGAAGGATTATCCGTGTACAACAAAttgtacgagtatgagtataactTGTTTGGACAGGTAAGAGACTGGTCCGTATGTCGGCCTACCACGTAAAAAAAACCCTTCGTTATTTTTCTCTTCATAATATGTGAAAGTGGAATTGTATCCAATTTTCACCACTAGGACCTTTGGAGGTCTAGTCATTGACAGTAAGCCTAATGCGGCAATGCCTTACTATTTGGGCGCAAACCCATTGACAGCACTGCCTCCGAACGCTTCTTGTATTGATCGATGAGCTTGCACTTCTCCGGTGGTATTTTCTCCTTGGTCttcccagagagagtagagatgtatatacttaaagaatctctggtcgtCCTTTTGCTCAACATCTTGCACATTTGCAGGATTCATTTTCCTATAATGTCAACAATGCTGAAATGGCTATGAAGAATCTGTGATACAATTTACATCACAAACCATTTTGAGCTCATAGTATGAATTTTAAAGAAATACATATATTTTATAGTTAAATAAATATTGCCTGGATGATTAGAGACATCAAGTAGTTTGAAAATCTGTGAAAATGTGCTACAGACCAaccgtaactcgggccattcgtgaagtctttacgagaaaaacagaaaaaaaatcaactttaagcctttaCAGAGTGTCTTTGTTGAATATCCAATATCCAAATAATTCAACCAATGGTTATACATGGCTTGTTACAGAATGTCACTGTGACGATGACATCTGTGTCTGGACATCTTCTGGGTTTggaattcaaaagtcaatttcaAAAATGGtgagagatttttaaaaaaatttaaaaatcttTTTCAGTTTGTGACAAGGCCCGTCAGTGGTCATAAACTGATATAAACTGTTCAATCAAATATTCACAGGCACAGTTGCAATCCAGTCCTGTTATTTGATGCGGAAGTGGAGAAATATTGCCCAGAAAACTTTATACAAATAAAGGTTTGAAGCTGTATTCAAGAAACACATACATTTGAGAGACAAAATACAGAGTCAAAGGAATATGCATCCTATCCCATCTCATGCATCCTAATTCTTATCACATGCAGAGGACTCTTGAGCGAGAGGTACGGCAGTGTCAGGCTCTTGTCATTTGGACGGACTGTGATCGAGAGGGAGAGAACATCGGCTTTGAGGTCATTGATGTTTGTAAAGCAGGTGGGTTTTCATTTGAAATTGTACATGGAGCTGTTCAGCAACCCCTTGTGAAATTCCTTGAATTGTCTAGTAGAGTCTGTTTAACTGTATTGGCCTTTTGGCGTGGTTTTGGTGGTGATTTTGTGATGTTATGTTTCATCTCAACTGTCGCAGTCAAACCAAACCTCCAAGTGTTCAGAGCTCACTTTTCCGAGATCACACCCAACTCTATCAGGAGGGCTTGCCAGACACTGACGGAGCCCAACATCAACATCAGTGATGCGGTGGACGTGCGACAAGAGCTGGATTTGCGCATTGGTGAATATTTTTGCCTTTTTCTCCTGTAAAACTTCATATACATTAGGAATATAAGCTCCTCAGTGTTTCCTGTAGAAAAATTGTTCAAGGCGTGGCCCGCACCCACTTTGACCTGACTTAGTCAAGGCGTTagatgtttgttgtcaaggtgaccACCATAACTGTAAAGTGCTGGCTAGAATAATATGTGTTCAAACACATATTGTATGCATATTTATAAGTATTTGTTTACGTGTCCACATTGACCACCATCATTTCTGACCACATTGGCACTTTTCAGGAGCTGCTTTTACAAGGTTTCAGACCCTGCGCTTGCAGAAGATCTTCCCAGCATCACTGGCCAATCAGCTGATCAGCTATGGTAGCTGCCAGTTCCCTACCCTGGGATTTGTAGTGGAACGATTTAAAGCCATCCAGGCTTTCATCTCTGAGACATTCTTCAAGATCAAAGGTATATCTAGTTAAACTGCTAAAACCGTTAAACTGATGCTGTTTATAAAGAAATGTGTCATGTGATGTTAACTGTGttcattatgatttttttttgccaaagaTGTAATGAATTGTTAGGTCAAAAGCAGAGATGAAGGTTTTGAGGTTGTGGGTATGTTCCATTCCAAACTCACATCTTCCTTTGTGCTTTTGGTCACGTGATGACGTTGCAAGACGTCACTGgcttttaattcaatatcttgcacatGCACAATTTAAAGGTAATTTGACCATTTGCAATCTTGATGTTGAATGTCCCCCCCAACAGTTGCCGGGAAACTTTGTCGTTTTCTGCACGTAGGCAGGACGCCAACGAAGTGCCAGTCCAGAAGCACAAGTCCAGggcgggagtttggataatgtaATGTACCCTGTATGTttagggcagccatgggtaagcagttagggcatcagacgtgtagctcaaaggttgccggttcaactcccgtcCCACTAGGTTggtgggagagtaattaacctatggtagcctgagcatggtcccccccaccacacacgcacacacacaccaccacactgttgccttggggcgccattggggcataaatgcaatttagttgtgtgcagtgtccacttgtgtgccgtggagtactgtgtcacaatgacaatgggagttggatttcCAGATGGGGTTTTACTTTCGCTTTCACATGTTTTTCAGTGCTTCATGAACCCAATGAGGAGGAAATGGTGGAGTTCAGTTGGAAAAGGCATCGCCTCTTCAGCCACACTGCTTGCCTTGTGCTCTACCAGATCTGCATGGAGGTTTGCCATCTTTCTAGGAAATGTGTAACATTTGTAAAAACTTGTCAAATTAGTTTTAGAAACTGAGAGAAACTCACGTCAGTTGGATCGTGTAGCTAATACTTCTGGaaccactttctctgtgtgacaTTCTCAACAGTGATCATTTTCTTGTATTTTCCTTTTTCCAGAGCCCCACAGCCACAGTGACTGCTGTTACAAGTAAGCCTAAAAGTAAATGGAGACCACAGCCCCTAGACACTGTTGTAAGTCAGTCACTGGAAAACAACGATCTCATACTCAGATCATGTATTTGGAGATGATGCTTGACTTTTTGGCACATATTCTTTTTTTCAGGAACTTGAGAAGCTAGCCTCTCGAAAATTGAAGATCAGTGCGAAAGAGACCATGAAAATAGCAGAGAAGCTCTACACACAGGGGTGAGTCCTTTacaacagggatgtcaaactcaggccgggGGGCAAAATTTGGCCCATGGAGTTGttttatttggcccgtgagataatttcaaatgtgtattccAGTTGTCCCACTAACACCATTAATATACAAGTAAACGGTAATACGGTTTACAGTAATAAGACTTGAATATGAAATTTGGTCtctcacaggaatatgagtgggcccaggccagtgaaacggctcgcactcatatgcaacagaatgTGTGCAGGCACATTTAAGCTATAATGGGATATATGAGTACTAAGTGTGTATGTACAATTTTAGTCAGTTTTTTAAATAGATATTGAGTTTGGCCTTCAACTTCGTTTCAGATTTTCATTTCGGCCTTCTTTCAATTTGGGTTTGACACCCATGCTTTACACATTTGACCAAGCCAGTATCGAGGCAATGCAATCaatgacttaaaataaaaaaaggaacctCGCACCTCTACCATCACTTTTCCAGGTTCATCAGTTATCCTCGTACGGAGACCAATATGTTTCCCAAAGACCTGAATTTGACCTCCCTGGTGGAGCAGCAAACGCAGGATAATGACTGGGGGGCTTTTGCACAGGGCATTCTGGACAGAGGTGGACCCAACCCACGAAATGGAAGCAAATCTGATCAGGCCCATCCCCCCATTCACCCCACCAAATACACAAACGGCCTGCAGGTGGGTGTGCACCCTTGAACATCATAGACGCTCTAGTGGTTCTCGTCTTATTATGCGTAATCTGAAACATGTACTtgttttatggtgccgtacacccaaataaggtttcctgtggctgaggctgccacagaatgatgcttccaccaccatgtttaattgtggaaaccatgttataaagtttcgaggactatagagctcgaaagtcccgccccttagttccgcatttcacgggacctaagctgaccatttaACAACATGGTAGCCAGTAAATATCtcctgatctcagtcatgatatgcgctgggctacaaatatgctgtttaagaggctagataaagatttttcctgcagaagtatcaatgttttgttccgaggccgtctgcatgaaaaatgtgaagaaacacagttttctaaaaagtttgggggttcgtacgaaaaattaaacaaaaatatcagaaacaacatatgtggagctcgtggcacaactcgaaggggatcattttaataccgccattggattacatgctacgattttcggctaaaaacgccgttgaggtcccatgaaatcgggggaagtgacgtcactttcaagctctatccctttcttcaactgacagaagcagaaatcgtgcatcaaagcaggtgcaattgaatctcatcagataaaagcagagactttcaaaactcattttttactttcaaatgttcataggcaaagctcaatagcactctgatatgcaccgcctttagtaaaagggttcttctgtgatgatggccccaaagcctaatatgatgacaagccctaacagctgtctttcttgaaataaaaactccagatgaggccaggtcaatagcaatcatctaggcaggtatCCAATGCTATGCAATGAATGTAATGAATGTATCCAATCTTTGGTGTAATGATACTAAGCAGTTTCCatagttacacatagtggtggcggcatcaagtttttagactgttattcagcctcagacaccgggagtctgggtctggatctggattgcttggtcctccaacaacattgtaacccaaagtaaacatttaaattagttcagaggttcttcaaggacactaaaaacATGATATTGGAATTacccgctcaaagtccagtcctcaatcccactgagagtctgtggcaaatgtctatgctcagcatccatgcaatttggtcCAGCTAGAAAGAACACTTTGccgtgaagaaatgggccaaaatccctagtggggcatgtgccaacctaggtaacaacgaatcaaagtgcctgttgtcagttttggttcatagaGGGTatcatattgactattaaaggggatgccactattttggggctttatacagttaaaatcgttggctggcttggcatgctacacggatccattgactttcactagcttagagacatgctccctcttttaacttgtcttaaagcaagacaactgcttacatgaaaaataagacgctttaccacctttataaactccagccaacaattttaactgtattaagccccaaaatagtggcatacccctttaatgatcagggggctaatcattttgtccctgccatttttgcccttttttgttttaactcattgtaacgatagaaaaatgcaaattcaactcattggacattatctccatcagtgtatttgtttctagAATAACAGAagcggttcataatggtcattctcactgagaaatctaatgtctaatttcaggagggaatAATATCGACCTCAACTGTATATGTACCTGGTGTAGCTGCAGTGGTGTTATCTACTGGTTCAGTCAAATGGAGTAATGTGTTAAGATCATTCAGTGAAGAAGACTTTTGTTCGCCTCCTTGTCTTTTTAATGCACCGTGCGCTGTGTCACTGTGTTaatgtctgctgctgctgtgtgtgcagtgcaccactCACACTATGTGCCACTCATGATAATAATAAGCAAAGAACAGCACTTCTTATTAACCGGAAACCAGATTAATTATTGGATGGTTTGGAGATAACCGTGTTGTTCCATGGCAATATTATTAGTAGCCCCCTCCCCCTTCCTGAAATTACATCTCTTGATTTCCATAGTGAGAATGACCATTTATTGACAAGTTTCTGGATACActatggagataatgtccaagttgaatttttttttacattgttatACAGACTTAAGAAATAACAAGGACAagattattagccccctgatcattaacgTTCAATATGGCCAATTTACCATCAGCATTTCTGTGCAAAAGCATGAGGCGCTATGACTAGATCCTTACAAGTATCATTTGGGTCTGTAGTTCATTTTTGTTATTCCCACAGGGCAATGAGAGACGGGTGTATGAGTTTATAGTCCGTCACTTCCTGGCTTGCTGCTCCCAGGATGCCCAGGGTCAGGAGACGACCGTGGACATCGATATCGCTGAGGAGAAGTTCTCCGCCAGTGGTCTTATGATCATCGCAAGGAACTATCTGGATGTTTACCCCTATGATAAATGGTACACAAAGGTATGCAGACTACACGAAACAGAAACGGAGCATATGGAAGAGGGCCATCTGggaggcgctgtggcgcagcacgctaagccccccacatttgggcttacattggccatggagaccccggttcgagtccggtcggggtcatttccaAGCCCTGCCTCATCTTTCTCTCAACCGTTTTCTgactactctcatactgtcctgtcatgatagaggcgaaaaagacccaaaaaatacATTCAAAAAAATAGAGGGCCACCTGGCTCCTGGGTCATCGCTAGATgcacgtgatgatgatgatgtttgtcTGGTACCCTCTGCGGAGATGATACGATAGGACAGGACTTTATTGTCAGCTTTCACTAAAATTCAATAAAAAGCCTTCAGTATAGATGCAGCAGGCCTTCCAGGTTATGCTGTTGTTTGTCTGGTGCCCTCTGCAGATGACCCACACAAGGCAGTCATAggtaagaggttagggcgtcagacttgtagcccaaagtttgccggttcgactcctgacccgccaggttggtggggggtgtaatcaaccagtgctctcccccatcctcctccatgactgaggtaccctgagcatggtaccgtcccgccgcactgctcccattgagggctgaccccttgcatgggtgaggcataaatgcaattaagttgcgtgcagtgttcacttgtgtgctgtgtcacaatgacaatgggagttggagtttccgaatgggctttcacttttcacatgcTGTGGGtaggcaaacacacaggcacacagacgtaCGGATATAGGGTCATTGGGGGCCCAACACCCTCACATCACACATGATAGGGGTACATGATGGGACTAAAACGTTAATTAATTACCCTCCCGAGTCATTAATAAGCAAACGGTGACTCTCAACCACTCCTGTGGTCCATTATCATAAATTCCCATATGGGCCCAGCCGTGGCtgaaacagtagggcactgcactgttatccCGAGGGtccgggttcgaatctggcccaaggtcatttcccgatcagccctctgtctctctctctcccactcatatcCTGCCCCACTCTTCACTTTCCTATCCTTATAAAGGTGAACATTCCCCAATAATatgtaaaagagaaaaaaagaaattccTGTACAGGCATGTCTGTGGGTACCGCACAAACTCTGTAGAGAGTGGCTTTAATGAAGTGGATTGATGTAAGGTTTTGCAATTTATCACCTCCTCAGCTTCTGGTAaccatgtattgtgtgtgtgtgtgtgtgcgtgtgcgtgtgcatgtgcgtgtgtgtgtgtgtgtgtgtgtgtgtgtgtgtgtgtgtgtgtgtgtgtgtgtgtgtgtgtctgcgtccgcgtccgcgtccgcgtccgcgctAGATAATACCAGTCTATGAACAAGGGTCTCGGTTTGAGCCGACGGCCATAGAGATGGTAGATGGACAAACGAGCCCACCACAGCTGCTAACGGAGGCTGACCTCATCTCCCTCATGGAGAAGCATGGCATTGGTAAGACCACCAGCCTCCCCTCACGCCACAGAAGCGTAGCACATGACTTACTTTTTTAAACAAGCCTTTCGGCAATGTTGCGTTCCACAGTGGTAGGAACGTGGGTATATTTTTTTCCTGAAATGTATTGGGATGGTTGTTGAAGTGGGATTGGTCAAGTTGCTGAGGCCACCCCAGCATTGAACAACACGACAATGGCAGCAGTGATGGGAATATTTTATTGAACAGGTTTCTCAGAAACAAACAATTGTTCTGTaaattaaaggagcactcctgccaatttcaatatgctattgTATTGGTCACgcaacccttgacttgtcagtacccggtgatgctgcattttttggagatatgagctattctaatgggggcaggttttgttgacattttaaaaaatcttaacataggcctactccaaatattttcccaaaaggtatagcTGTTCGCTagtagtctgctgatgttgcataaccttttggatgtttttgggaataaatcaagatgggttttttttaatgtaaacaagcacctgtcctcattacaatgaccaggatctcggaaaaggctgaagaaaaaaaaaagaaaaatctcaggtactgacaagtccatggtagtgtgagcattacaactgcatgttgaaattgaaaaAGTTTAACGCCCTTTAATATGGCTGAATTGGATACAGTAATGGTAGTAAAATGGCTCGTGATCATTGACCTTGCATGACCTTGAGTTAATTTTTGCCATTTCTATGATGATATGTGGTGAAATGAAAAGCGCCTAGAgaagtttttatttatttgtttacattAGTTCAAAACTTTGACGAGTGGGCCGCTGTATGTTTTTGGTTCTTCAACCAGGCGACTGAAATGCCTCAAGGGTTATTGGGTACGGGGAAAGTGAGATATTGCCTACCTCCTACCACTCGGGAACAAGGCATCAATTCTTACCTTTTACTATGTTCTAGTATGATTCCTTTTGCATTTTTCCTCTTAATCCAATTAAACTATAATCACAATTACAAAGCACCAGTCCTTTCACTTAACTTGCACACATGTACAGAAACCAATCTTGCAGCTCTACTGTAAATAGATTTACCCAATTGGAACATGTACACAACAGTGTTGTGAAGACACAAAGGAAACACCACGCAGCGAAGACTTCAGTTGTGCAGACTTGTTGTGCTGCACACTATTGTTACAAATGACGTTTTGTTGTAGGCACCGATGCAACACATGCGGAACATATCGAGACCATCAAGAGCCGAATGTATGTGGGGCTGACTGCTGACCAGCGGTTCCTCCCAGGAGAGCTTGGGATGGGCTTGGTGGAAGGTAACTGGCTGCATTTTTAACCTCTCAACGAACAGTGTATGCATTTGTAAACCTTTTGTGGACAGTTGtgctgtgtaatatctgtttttcCTCTCAAGCAAGTTATCGTATttggacagtggttcccaaactctgCTGGGGGCCCCTTTTGGACTCAAGAATATTTTCGCAGTCAAAGGAGTAGGACATACAATACATAGTATactagtacatacagtacatttaataGCCATACAATTGGATACTGTTAGTAATCAATTTCCGGATTTATCTGAGCTGTTGAGCTGTTTTTATACAAATTCTCTTCAATCCACGTCCACCCAGCAGTTCCTCTTCAATCCTCTCTGtggagcacatacagtatataaatgtaATTAACTAATccaaaatagatttttttaaaaatatattattattattattattttggtcttttttttttttttactttatttacgataggacagtgaggatggtgacaggaagcaagtggggagagagagacggggaagggccggcaaaggacccgggacgggaatcgaacccgggtcagtcgcatggtagacgagtgccctaccgtttggccatggcagggccaccaAAATCCACCAGTGGTTCAATGAGCTAGACTAGAGCACCGCAACATTACACTGGCAACCTGTGTCCGATTCTGGCCCGAAGTCCTATGCCgatcattcccctctctctctcccactcatttcctgtcaaaaaTCTCTCACTGTCTTTTCCTGAATAAAGGCAATATAGCCccaaaaatatatctttaaaaaaaaagatcctCCTTTCCCACACACATATAATCTTTAGAGTATAAAAATCATATTGGAGATGCATTGTTCATCTTTGCTTTACAGTGTTTTACCAAAATAAGTTTGCTGTGTCTACTCTTAAGCCTGATTCAGACTGCTCCTTCAGTTGCCggacacgtactgtcagcgggggctGGCGGTagatcaagtacccaaacagccagCACTCCCCCTCTTTTTAGCACTGAAAAGACCCCTTGCAGCGATCAACTTATATTTCTCCCAGActgaattgtccgtaatctgTCGCTGACCCCCCACCCGACAGTACGTGTCCTTCAACTGAAGGAGTAGTCTAAACAGACCTTTACTGCATTGCCCTTCTCCCTAGACATAATTCACGTGTATCATGTGTAATGTATAGGTTACAACTCCACGTCTATCATGTGTAATGTATAGGTTATAACTCCATGGGCTATGAGATGTCCAAGCCAGACCTGAGAGCGGAGTTGGAAGCTGACCTCAAATCGGTGTCCGAGGGGAGAAAGGATAAATTCTCTGTCCTACGACACCACGTGTCCAAGTACAAGGCTGTGTTCATCGAGTCTGTCCGCAAGGCAAAGAAGTGAGTCCACCATCACCATACAGCAGTGAATGTTGTTTACTATTTATGCATGTAGAGAGCGCGCTC encodes:
- the top3a gene encoding DNA topoisomerase 3-alpha, whose translation is MLTRVISRSLLSVSRLLSVQTQGRFCQQGSENMNRRTQIKKVLCVAEKNDAAKGIAEIMSNGRSRRKEGLSVYNKLYEYEYNLFGQNVTVTMTSVSGHLLGLEFKSQFQKWHSCNPVLLFDAEVEKYCPENFIQIKRTLEREVRQCQALVIWTDCDREGENIGFEVIDVCKAVKPNLQVFRAHFSEITPNSIRRACQTLTEPNINISDAVDVRQELDLRIGAAFTRFQTLRLQKIFPASLANQLISYGSCQFPTLGFVVERFKAIQAFISETFFKIKVLHEPNEEEMVEFSWKRHRLFSHTACLVLYQICMESPTATVTAVTSKPKSKWRPQPLDTVELEKLASRKLKISAKETMKIAEKLYTQGFISYPRTETNMFPKDLNLTSLVEQQTQDNDWGAFAQGILDRGGPNPRNGSKSDQAHPPIHPTKYTNGLQGNERRVYEFIVRHFLACCSQDAQGQETTVDIDIAEEKFSASGLMIIARNYLDVYPYDKWYTKIIPVYEQGSRFEPTAIEMVDGQTSPPQLLTEADLISLMEKHGIGTDATHAEHIETIKSRMYVGLTADQRFLPGELGMGLVEGYNSMGYEMSKPDLRAELEADLKSVSEGRKDKFSVLRHHVSKYKAVFIESVRKAKKLDEALSNYLGQAQEYTEQEQELDLPMPVRKCPHCNRDMVLRQKKDSTVKFLSCTGYPTCKAAVWFPDSVLEVSRDDSVCPTCQPRPVHMLKLKFKRGSLPPMMPLEFVGCIGGCDETLREVLNLKYLRPGAGDGGGGGGSRDRAAPHQQNRPRAQAVPTARADGGNSSRPPAPRPRTETGRPSSVPPTWSIQPPAAGHHGSSSSNNNDDGNNATVCNCGQDAILLTVRKEGPNQGRQFYKCNSGNCNFFLWADEQGQGQGQHGAGRRNNPQPPPRPSLGFANTNQGFRNGGVGVGGGPGGGGGGGGGSGDGDGGQTMCNCNEPAVSRTVMKEGPNKGRMFHTCGKPREQQCGFFQWADENVPPVSRGFNSGEPERRGRKTGPSSDKAPAAKRQRTCGICHQPGHTRTTCPQNR